The following are encoded in a window of Anopheles gambiae chromosome X, idAnoGambNW_F1_1, whole genome shotgun sequence genomic DNA:
- the LOC1271659 gene encoding C-signal has translation MNSILITGCNRGLGLGLVKALIGLPAPAPTHIIATYRDPAKSQDLLALAKQHTNIVPLQFDVKNFDLYDQFAKDVDAVLQGAGLNVLFNNAGISPKSTRLNFTKQDDLVDTFVVNTVAPIMMTKAFVPLLKKASDANPAAPVGPQRACIVNMSSILGSIEANREGGLYGYRTSKSALNAATKSMSLDLKGHKIMAVALHPGWVQTDMGGAKAPLTVEQSCAAMVGTLLALNESNNGGFLQYDGKPLPW, from the exons ATGAACAGCATCCTCATTACCGGCTGCAACCGTGGGCTCGGGCTGGGCCTGGTCAAGGCGCTCATCGGGCTGCCGGCCCCGGCACCGACCCACATCATCGCGACGTACCGTGATCCGGCCAAATCGCAG GATCTGCTTGCGCTTGCCAAACAACATACCAACATCGTTCCCCTCCAGTTCG ATGTGAAAAATTTCGACCTCTACGACCAGTTCGCAAAGGACGTCGATGCGGTGCTGCAGGGCGCCGGTCTGAACGTCCTGTTCAACAATGCCGGCATCTCACCGAAGTCGACCCGGCTGAACTTCACCAAGCAAGACGATCTGGTGGACACGTTCGTCGTGAACACGGTCGCGCCGATCATGATGACGAAAGcgttcgtgccgctgctgaagAAAGCGTCTGACGCGAACCCGGCGGCACCGGTCGGTCCGCAGCGCGCCTGCATCGTCAACATGAGCTCGATACTCGGCTCGATCGAGGCAAACCGGGAGGGAGGTCTGTACGGCTACCGTACCTCGAAGTCGGCCCTGAACGCGGCCACCAAATCGATGAGCCTCGATCTGAAGGGCCACAAGATCATGGCGGTCGCACTGCATCCCGGCTGGGTGCAGACGGACATGGGCGGCGCCAAGGCACCGCTGACGGTGGAGCAGAGCTGTGCCGCGATGGTGGGCACGCTGCTCGCTCTGAACGAGTCGAACAACGGCGGTTTCCTGCAGTACGATGGCAAACCGCTACCATGGTAG